The DNA segment GGCCTAATGCACTTCCTGTAGAGCGATCCTGGCTGGCGATCGGCTCGGGGGAGCCGACGCTGGCAGATCACCTGGCCTTGCTGGGACGTTGACACTAACTTGGCTTTTCCCGCTTTAAGCTGGGGGATTGCCTGGGACGGCTGGAACCACTCATGAAGCGTTTTTTTGGGGCGATAGTCATCACCGCAGCAATTGCCGCTGGCGGGTGGTGGTTTTATCAGTCCAATTCGGCATTAGAAAGCGGCGCCGCACCCGCCCGCGGGCGATTTAACGTCACCCCTGTGGTTGGGGTGACGCCAGTCGCTCTACAAACGTTTGTGCAAAACGTTGAGGGGCTCGGCACGGCGCGGGCCAACGAGTCGGTCACGATCACCGCCAAGCTCACCGATACGGTGCGACGCATCAACTTCGAAGACGGTCAGATGGTTGAGGCAGGCACGGTCCTGGTCGAGCTGACCAACCGCGAGCAGGAGGCGCTGTTGGCGGAGGCCCGGGCGGCGCTAGGCGACGCGGAAGCACAGCTGAAACGCATTAACGATCTCGGCGCCCGGGGTCTAGCAGCGCAGTCTGAGGTTGACCAGGCGGTGGCCGCAGCTGACGGCGCAAAAGCCCGGCTCAATACCGTGCTCGCCCGCCTCCAGGATCGTCTGATCCGCGCGCCATTCGCGGGCCTTCTGGGTTTCCGTCAGGTCAGCCCTGGCAGTCTGGTGACGCCGACCACCGCCATCACAACCCTGGATGACGTATCGGTCATCAAGCTCGATTTCACCCTGCCAGAGACGCAGCTGAGCTTTCTGCAGCCCGGCCTGTCCATCAACGCCCGGAGCGCGGCGTGGGGCGACCGGGCGTTTACCGGCAAAATTTCCTCGATCGGCTCCCGCATCGATCCGGTGACCCGCGCCGTCGAGGTTCGCGCCGTCATGGACAACAGCGACGGACTGATCCGGCCCGGGATGCTGATGTCGGTGGCCGTGGCCAGCAACGAGCATCGGGCGCTGGCTGTTGGCCAGGGGTCGCTGGTGTCGATCGGCAACGTCACCTACGTGTACGTCGTAGACGATTCCGATACGGCGCACCGCCGTGAGGTTGAGCTGGGCCTGCGAACCTTCGACGAGGCGGAGGTCCTGAGCGGCCTGCGTCCGGGTGAGCGAGTAGTCACCGAAGGCGTCGGCAACATGCGTGACGGCATCAAGGTCACCGTCAAGGGGCAGGGCCAGGCAAGGGCCCCAGCCGTTGGTGGCCCCGCCGGCACCCCCGCCCGGGTCTAGGAGACGACAGAACACGTGGTTAAACGAAAAAAACGGCAAAACAAC comes from the Pseudomonadota bacterium genome and includes:
- a CDS encoding efflux RND transporter periplasmic adaptor subunit, translated to MKRFFGAIVITAAIAAGGWWFYQSNSALESGAAPARGRFNVTPVVGVTPVALQTFVQNVEGLGTARANESVTITAKLTDTVRRINFEDGQMVEAGTVLVELTNREQEALLAEARAALGDAEAQLKRINDLGARGLAAQSEVDQAVAAADGAKARLNTVLARLQDRLIRAPFAGLLGFRQVSPGSLVTPTTAITTLDDVSVIKLDFTLPETQLSFLQPGLSINARSAAWGDRAFTGKISSIGSRIDPVTRAVEVRAVMDNSDGLIRPGMLMSVAVASNEHRALAVGQGSLVSIGNVTYVYVVDDSDTAHRREVELGLRTFDEAEVLSGLRPGERVVTEGVGNMRDGIKVTVKGQGQARAPAVGGPAGTPARV